The genomic region AACGCGCCGTTGATGTCGCCCCATGTCGTCTCACAATACGTTGTACCTCATCTCGAAAAAAATAAATCGGTCGCATTCATCGTCATCGATTGTTTGCGGCTCGATCAATGGTTGGCGCTGGAGCCGCTGATCCGGCCGCTATTCGACATCGACCGCCAATTGTATATGGGCATTATTCCGAGTGCTACTCCGTATGCTCGTAACTCGCTCTTTTCCGGTTTGTTTCCCCGCGAATTGGAAAAACGATATCCTGACATTTTCACCCTTGCTGACGAAGACGATTTTTCCGCCAATCGGTTTGAGCGGGAGTTGCTCGAAGTACAACTGAAAAATTTTGGCGTCAACTTATCAGGGGAAGTACGGTATGCCAAAGCGAATAGTCCCGATGAAGGAGCGCAGCTCGACCGCCGGATGAATCTATATACCTCTTCGCAAATGACCGGCTTGGTTTTCAATTTTGTCGATCAAGTTGCCCACACCCGCAGCGCGAGCGCCATCGTCCGCGACATGGTGCCCGATGAAGCGGCATACCGCGACGTCGTGCGGAATTGGTATCGTCATAGCACCCTCCCCAACCTCTTGGAAGCGTTTGCGAAAGCTGGGACGATTGTCGTGATAACAAGTGATCACGGGAGTACCCGCGGTAGAAGACCGACCAAAGTGCTGGCTGACCGGGAAGCATCCTCTGGTTTGCGATACAAGTATGGTAGAAATCTGAAAGCCGATCGAAAAGGGGCATTACTTATAGATCGCCCCGATGATTACATGCTGCCTCGGCGGGGCATTAACACGACGTATCTAATTGCTCGCGAAGATTACTTTTTTGTTTATCCAACTAACTCAAATCAACATGCCGCACAGTATCGCGACAGTTTCCAACACGGCGGTATTTCGCTGGAAGAGCTCGTATTGCCCGTTGCGACATTAACTCCCCGAAAGATTCGACCGTCATGATGGCTCCCGGCGATACAGTTTTACTGCCGGATGAGGCGGCAACAATTACTTTTGGAAGAGAGCTTGCCCAATCGATTAGTACTCCCTGGGTTATCGCATTGAGTGGAGAATTGGGTGCGGGGAAGACAACACTCGTCAAAGGGATAGTTGAAGGCTTACATTGTATCGATGCGGCTGCCTCGCCAACTTTTGCCATCGTGCATCGGTATGCTGGGGAACGTCCGCTGGTACATTGCGATTGGTACCGGATTGAACGTGAACGAGAGTTAGTGAATATTGGTTGGGATGAAATCGTCGACAATGAAGAACGAATCGTTGTTGAGTGGGCTGAGAAATTTCCCGAATTGTTACCTCGTTCGACACGGTTTCTCCATCTTGCATATCGGGATGGTGGACGAACGATTACCGCCGGGAGTGGTTGGTGAATATCCTTGCGATTTCTACTTCGCAGCTAAAGACCGGAGTATCGGCAATGATCGACGATAAATTCTATTTCCGAGAGTTCTCCAACAAGCAAACCGGCGAATCTCTGCGTCCCGCAGTTACATCGTTGTCGTCGCAACAATTCAATCTGGTTGCGGTTGATGTTGGTCCCGGATCTTATACCGGCGGTCGCGTGGGCGTTGCATTTGCACAAGGTTTTGCTCAGGCGCTCGGTATCCCCTGGGTGGGAATTGATGTCTGGACAATATTAGATTACATCGCACCAACCGACACCACTGCGGTCACCGCAATTCGTTCGGGTGAAGTCCTCATTCGTGAAAATGGATTTGTGATTGCTAAACCGCTCAGCGAAGTAAAACGTCCCTTCGGCTTTCCCAACATTGACCCGGAAAAATACGGCGGTGTGATTGATCCACAGGAACAAGTTCCTGATTTCTGTGAATGGATGAGTGCGTTAAATGAATTGGCACAAAAGCCGGAAGCGGAAGAGCAGCTTCCCCAGTATTACGACCGATTTTCCCATCTGGGCAAGGTGCGATGAATCAGGAGCTGTTTAAGTTCAGTTTTCTATCCATCCGACCGTTCGATATTCTCGATATTCTTCTCGTTGCCACTGTTTTCTACTATCTCTGGAAGTTAACCCATAATACTCGCGCCGCCCGCATGTGGTTTGGTATCCTGTTGTTGCTTGCCTTTGGCATGGTTGCTCGGATTCTGAACCTGCGCGCGTTGTCGTGGATACTCGCATCGCTTTCCGCTTTCTGGGCGGTTGCATTCGTCATCTTATTCCAGCCTGAGTTGCGGCGTGCCTTAAGTGATTTAGGACGAACACCGTTTTCCCGGCGCCGGATTTCCGCGCGTCTCCCTGACATTCTCGTACAAGCCTGTGGCGAGTTAAGCCGACGACGGTGGGGTGCAATTATTCTCATTCGCCGAAAAAACCCCGTCGCACATTTTATCGAAACCGGAATCCCGATTCACTCTGATGTATCTTCTGAATTGTTGGTAAATATCTTTGCACCGAATACCCCTTTACACGATGGCTGTGTTATCATTGACGGCGACCGGGTGATTGCTGCCCGGTGTGTGTTGCCGGTGGTTGAGGAGCGCGGTCCGTTGGGAATGCGACATCGTGCTGCATTGGCAGCTTCACAAGAAACCGATGCCGTTGCCGTGGTAGTTTCGGAAGAAACCGGACAAGTATCAATTGCCGTGGAGGGGGACTGGTTGCTATTCCGGGGCGACGCCACCGAAATTCCTACCAGTTTGGCGTCGAGTATCTCGGCACGGGCGCAATAGTATATTTGATTGAGTGTTTTAACGAAATCATGTGAAAAGAAAACTCATTGAGGCAAGAATGACCAATTTGAAATCCAGTAAAGATAAAGTAGCCGGGACAACACCATTCAGTAAAATCCCGCAATGGGGATTCGATATCGGCGCTGGCGTAGGGCTCTATTTTGCGATGGCGCTGTTGCTTTATCCAGTGATGTTTCTCGGACAACATTTGTTTTTATCGTCTGATGGGTTAACCGCCTCAGCGATGATGCGCGCCGCACAATTGGTAATGGATCAAACGAATATCCCGCTCTGGAATCCGTATCTGTTTTGTGGCATGCCGCTGTTTTCTGCGTTTCAATTTGGTCTCTTCGTCAATCCGATCTGGTATCTGGTAAAACCGATTAGTTTCCTCTTTGGCGGCGACGCTGCTATCATTCTGTTTTACATGTGGCTCGGCGGTTTAGGCGTCTATTATGTAATTCGGGAAATGGGCGAATCGCGTCCATTAGGATTCCTGAGCGGATTAATCTGGATGTGGCTTCCTGCGCTGGTCGTTCTGCCAATGGTTGGTCACGGCTCGAAACTGATGGCGTCGGCGGTACTGCCGTGGATGCTTTGGGGATCATTGCGCGTTGTCAAACACGACAATTGGAAACATACGGGAATTCTTGCACTACTGGTTGGGCTATCGGTGCTCTCGCTACACACGCAAATTTCCTACTACGGCTTCATGATGATTGGTTGGATTGTGTTGTGGGAAATCGGTTGTGCGATAAAAGATAAAAAAGGGGTTGGTTCATATCTCAATATCGGAAAGTTAATTCTTGCCACGGGTATCGGAATTGGCATCAGTATGGTGCTCGCACTGCCGGTGCTCGATTTTGCAGCTGCCTCGAGCCGCGGCGCAACTGGCGGCGGCGTCGATTGGGAGTATGCGACGAATTGGTCGTTCCATCCACTTGAAACGATAACATTTCTTTGGCCGACTTTCTACGGCGCGGGAGGTCCAACCTATTGGGGACACATGCCATTCACCGATATGCCGCTCACCTTTGGTGTGGTTGCCTTGATGGGTGCGGTGCTGGCTGTCTGGTTGAAGCGGGATCGCTTGACTTGGATGCTACTTATATTGGCACTGGTTGCATGGTCGATTTCGTGGGGAAAATTCCTGCCGGTAACGTTTAAGCCGTTGTTTGAATTCCTCCCGATGTTTAAAAAATTCCGCGTTCCGAATTTGATTTTAATTCTTACGCAACTTGCGATGATTGTTCTCGCGGCACGTGGATTCGGTGCGGTTTTTAAACTGGTGGAGGATATCGAGAAACCAACGTTCGATAAACTAAAAAAATTCGGTATCATCTGTATCGCGCTGTTTGGACTTTTTCTAATTTCCAGCCCTATCATGTCGAGTGAAATTAAAGCGGGTTTTGTTGACCGCATGAAATTGCAGTACCCCAATGTTTCAGTCGATCAATTCACTGCTGCTTCCGATGCAGCATGGGACATTGCCTTTTCCGGCGGTATGCGTTCTTTGTTGTTGCTCGCAGCATTGGGCGGTGGCATCTGGCTGCTGGCAAAAGGTTCGTTTAAACCGCCGATTTTCATCATGGCGGCATCACTTGCCGTATTCATTGAGTTTCTCCCGCTGATCCACTACGATAATCACCCGCTGGTGAAGTTTTCTTATCCAGATGAACTCGAAACATATTTCGCTCCAACGCAACGCTTGCAATATCTAAAGCAACAACCGGGAGAATTCCGCGTTCTCGTTAACGATAAAGCCCGTATTACGAACTGGTGGGCAGCGCAGGGAATTCAAATTGCCGGTGGCTATAGCGGTGTAAAACTCGGTTCGTGGGATCGCTTCGAGAAACATCAAGCGATGACATCGCCGAATGTATGGCGTGCGCTAAATATTCGGTATTTAACCACCGACCGCCAAATTCAGTCGCCGCTCATTACGCCGGTTGCCCGCGATAATGAAGGATTCTTGTATGAAGTTGTTGGAGCGCTTCCCCGTACTTACTTCGCTTTGAATGTTACATCCGTTGCCGATCAAGCGACGGCTTTTGATAAGATGGCAGCGCAGGATTGGGAACCGACCCAACTGGCGTTTGTCGAAGGCAGTGCACCGGAGCATGGCCTGGATTCGTTAGCGACGGCACAGCTCACAAAATGGTCGATTGAAAAAATTGAAGTGAAAACCCATCGTGCGAATCCCGGAGTGTTGGTCCTTGCCGAAATGGCTGCCCCTCATTGGGAAGTCGCGGTGAATGGGCAACCGGCGAAAGCGTTGATTGTAAATGGCATGTTACGCGGCGTGGCGGTTCCAGCTGGAGATGCTACTGTGACTTGGCAATATACTGAGAAGGAAGTGTTTCAGAAGGGTATGTGGCTCTCCCTTGCATCGGCATTTCTTGCAATCTTGTTCATCGTTGTCGGAGTATTCCTGAAACGGAAATCGTCGTGAAATGAAATATAACTGGGTGGCGAATTGGAAAGCGGGCATCTTCTTAGCTGCTTTGGTAATCACCGGTGGTGTGTTGGTTCTCTCGTTTCAATTGGTCAACGAAATGCGCGCTACGACTCGCCGTCATTTAATGGTGACAGTCGAGCGTTATCGCGATTTCCTGATTGCGGATGATCCGCAGCCTGCCCTCGAGACAATACAAAAAATCGAGTTTCCAATTATTCTTGCCGATTCGAGCGGAACGCCGTTGTTTTGGAAAAACCTGCCGATTGCCCCGGATAATCATTCCGAATTGGCGGTACGCGAGTTAAAGAAGTACATCCGCGCGTTCGATAAACAAGGCAATCAACCGATCTCACTTGATCTCGGTAGCGGAATCGTTCAGTATTTTCATTATGCCGACGAGAATTTAATCCGCCAATTGCAATGGTTGATGTGGCTGGGCATCGGTGCGACAGTTGTATTGGTGTTATTGGGATACTACGGATTCAATGCCGTCCGCTCGGCGGAGAATCGGGCGATGTGGATCGGGCTTGCCCGTGAGACGGCGCATCAATTCGGAACGCCGATTAGCAGTTTAATGGCGTGGCTCGAATTGCTCCAACAGAAGTATCACGATGAACCGGTGTTTGGTGAAATGGAACGCGACATCCAGCGACTGCAAAGCGTGTTGCGTCGGTTCTCCGCCATTGGACGCGAAGAGGAACCAGTCGTTGCTGATTTGGTACAGACGGTACGCGATTCGATTGCATATATGGAGCAACGATTGCCGAAAAGGGCAAGAAACATCGATTTGCATGTAGAAAACGAAAGATCGGTTCCCGTCAAAATGCGTCCGGAGCTTATCGGTTGGGTATTGGAAAACCTGATTCGGAATGCCGCCGAAGCGATCGAAAAAGGGATCGGGAAAATCGACATTGCGATAAAAAAAGAACACGGCAGAGCAATCGTAACCATCACCGACAATGGCAAGGGAATGACCAGCCGGGAACGGCACAACGCCTTTCGTGCGGGCTTTTCCACCAAACAAAAAGGGTGGGGAGTCGGCTTATCGTTAGCGCGTCGAATCGTACATGACGAGCATCGCGGTTCGTTGACGATTGTGAGTTCGACACAGGAAGTTGGTTCGACGTTTCGGATGGAATTGCCGTTAGCGCATGAAGCAAAACCTTTGCATAGCGATTTTTCCTAATAAGTGTTTTCGGAATCTGTTTCTTGGAAGTAAGGAATCATGACGAATACGTTTGACTATTTGGTTATAGGTAGCGGCATCGCAGGCTTGTCGTTTGCACTGGATGTTGCCGATCACGGTTCAGTTGCGATTATTACCAAGAAACAGGACAACGAGTCGAACACCAATTATGCGCAGGGCGGCATTGCTGCGGTTGTCGGTCAACAAGACCGGTTGGAATGGCACATCGAAGATACCTTAAGCTCAGGTGCAGGATTATGCCATCGTGATGCGGTCGAACTCTTGGTGCGTACCGGGTCAGAGCGAATCGAACAATTGCGGCAGTGGGGGGCAGAATTCTCAACCACTTTTCGGGAAGGCAAACTCATTTTAGAGCTGCATCGCGAAGGGGGACACCGCATCAATCGCATCGTGCATCGCGCCGATTTCACCGGACAGGAAGTCGAGCGGGCATTGGTGGAGCGGGCACAAAACCACCCGAACATCCAGTTGTTTGAACACCACGCTTTAGTGGAATTGCTGACTCAGCATCAAGTACAATCTCCGGAAGTGCACAATCGCTGTTTTGGAGCGTACGTTTATGATTCGGTGAGTAATTATGTCGAAACGTTTCTTGCGAAGATTACCGTCTTAGCTACCGGCGGCTGCGGACAAGTGTGGCGGCATACGACGAATCCGGCGATTGCCACCGGCGACGGTCTTGCGGCGGCAGCACGAGCAGGTGCTCGAATCGCCAACCTTGAATTCATGCAGTTTCATCCCACTGCTTTACATAGTCATGAATCCCCGGCTTTTTTAATCAGCGAAGCGGTGCGAGGCTATGGCGCGAAACTGTTGAATCGTGCCGGTGAACGGTTTATGCTTCGCTATCATCCCGATGGTGAACTTGCCACCCGCGATATCGTTGCCCGTGCTATCGATGCCGAAATGAAGTTACGCGGCGATGAATTTGTATTGCTCGATGTAACGCACATGCCAGCGCCGGAAACTCGCGAGCGCTTCCCACATATTGACAATACCCTGCACCGGTTGGGTATCAATATGACAGAGCAACCGATTCCAGTGGTACCGGCAGCGCACTATATGTGCGGCGGCGTCGTCACTGATCTACATGGTCAAACCAGTATTGCGGCG from bacterium harbors:
- the cdaA gene encoding diadenylate cyclase CdaA, which gives rise to MNQELFKFSFLSIRPFDILDILLVATVFYYLWKLTHNTRAARMWFGILLLLAFGMVARILNLRALSWILASLSAFWAVAFVILFQPELRRALSDLGRTPFSRRRISARLPDILVQACGELSRRRWGAIILIRRKNPVAHFIETGIPIHSDVSSELLVNIFAPNTPLHDGCVIIDGDRVIAARCVLPVVEERGPLGMRHRAALAASQETDAVAVVVSEETGQVSIAVEGDWLLFRGDATEIPTSLASSISARAQ
- a CDS encoding HAMP domain-containing histidine kinase, which encodes MKYNWVANWKAGIFLAALVITGGVLVLSFQLVNEMRATTRRHLMVTVERYRDFLIADDPQPALETIQKIEFPIILADSSGTPLFWKNLPIAPDNHSELAVRELKKYIRAFDKQGNQPISLDLGSGIVQYFHYADENLIRQLQWLMWLGIGATVVLVLLGYYGFNAVRSAENRAMWIGLARETAHQFGTPISSLMAWLELLQQKYHDEPVFGEMERDIQRLQSVLRRFSAIGREEEPVVADLVQTVRDSIAYMEQRLPKRARNIDLHVENERSVPVKMRPELIGWVLENLIRNAAEAIEKGIGKIDIAIKKEHGRAIVTITDNGKGMTSRERHNAFRAGFSTKQKGWGVGLSLARRIVHDEHRGSLTIVSSTQEVGSTFRMELPLAHEAKPLHSDFS
- the tsaE gene encoding tRNA (adenosine(37)-N6)-threonylcarbamoyltransferase complex ATPase subunit type 1 TsaE — protein: MMAPGDTVLLPDEAATITFGRELAQSISTPWVIALSGELGAGKTTLVKGIVEGLHCIDAAASPTFAIVHRYAGERPLVHCDWYRIERERELVNIGWDEIVDNEERIVVEWAEKFPELLPRSTRFLHLAYRDGGRTITAGSGW
- the nadB gene encoding L-aspartate oxidase, which encodes MTNTFDYLVIGSGIAGLSFALDVADHGSVAIITKKQDNESNTNYAQGGIAAVVGQQDRLEWHIEDTLSSGAGLCHRDAVELLVRTGSERIEQLRQWGAEFSTTFREGKLILELHREGGHRINRIVHRADFTGQEVERALVERAQNHPNIQLFEHHALVELLTQHQVQSPEVHNRCFGAYVYDSVSNYVETFLAKITVLATGGCGQVWRHTTNPAIATGDGLAAAARAGARIANLEFMQFHPTALHSHESPAFLISEAVRGYGAKLLNRAGERFMLRYHPDGELATRDIVARAIDAEMKLRGDEFVLLDVTHMPAPETRERFPHIDNTLHRLGINMTEQPIPVVPAAHYMCGGVVTDLHGQTSIAALFAIGEVAMTGVHGANRLASNSLLEALVFAHTTAAKAIEACKQFEININVPEWDAGGTIDPEEWILISHDREEIRELMADYVGIVKSGLRLERARRRIALIRDEIREFWKRTTVTLPLLELRNIALVGQLAIECSSRRLESRGLHYRTDYPATSPAFANDTLLDRGALELNNRW
- a CDS encoding bifunctional response regulator/alkaline phosphatase family protein; amino-acid sequence: MFRLLWIDDEIELLRPHIMFLQERGYTVEGASNPEDGLIMLREHDYDAVLLDQMMTGKSGLQALPELRATKPDVPIVMVTQSEDESLIEEAYSHQISDYVVKPIRGSQVLAVLKRVLESRNLARSESQRAYLTEFHQFQSAISASTSIDGWCEFHLGLSKWELELVDELNADAALQTTLQELRMQANIDFAKTIETQYRDLVRDENAPLMSPHVVSQYVVPHLEKNKSVAFIVIDCLRLDQWLALEPLIRPLFDIDRQLYMGIIPSATPYARNSLFSGLFPRELEKRYPDIFTLADEDDFSANRFERELLEVQLKNFGVNLSGEVRYAKANSPDEGAQLDRRMNLYTSSQMTGLVFNFVDQVAHTRSASAIVRDMVPDEAAYRDVVRNWYRHSTLPNLLEAFAKAGTIVVITSDHGSTRGRRPTKVLADREASSGLRYKYGRNLKADRKGALLIDRPDDYMLPRRGINTTYLIAREDYFFVYPTNSNQHAAQYRDSFQHGGISLEELVLPVATLTPRKIRPS